In the Drosophila takahashii strain IR98-3 E-12201 chromosome 3R, DtakHiC1v2, whole genome shotgun sequence genome, one interval contains:
- the PGS1 gene encoding CDP-diacylglycerol--glycerol-3-phosphate 3-phosphatidyltransferase, mitochondrial, with product MMLYLRRLFSQELAPAAQGDFLGCLQQAPGLLATGFPGAPALESLSWLHNLAPCFPLRGDQIQVIHEPQHFYETLVQRIGRAKRRIVLASLYLGTGQLESAVVQQLRHSLAQQSALRLNVLLDFTRGTRGALNSKTMLLPLVRDFASQVQLSLYHTPDLRGMTKRLAPPRWNELLGLQHMKVYLFDDAVIISGANLSNDYFTNRQDRYILIEDKPLADFYAQFIERVQEFSLAVAPDASEGLHRNWRILPYEGTKEQFIQLARQRIADFVQETFQRQAKTREQNPQADTWVFPLLEMGQIGIHHDSVVTKRLLSNCVTGSRLKLATGYFNLTQEYMDTLTHKCLAQCSILMAHPNANGFQGAKGPAGGIPAAYTLIAKSFYESLVRRKQNHRVNFFEYEKPGWTYHAKGLWYYLPEARLPNLTLIGSSNFGERSVNRDLETQVCLVTANKDLSQRLQAEADRLYDLSQTAEREIVQRPVPRWVQAVVRIFRNFF from the exons ATGATGCTCTATTTGCGCCGCCTTTTCAGCCAGGAGCTCGCTCCGGCTGCCCAGGGCGACTTCCTCGGCTGCCTGCAGCAGGCGCCCGGCCTGCTGGCCACCGGATTCCCCGGAGCTCCCGCCCTGGAGAGCCTCAGCTGGTTACACAACCTGGCGCCGTGCTTCCCGCTGCGCGGCGATCAAATTCAGGTCATCCACGAGCCGCAGCACTTCTACGAGACGCTGGTGCAGCGCATCGGCCGGGCCAAGCGCCGGATCGTCCTGGCCAGCCTGTATCTGGGCACCGGGCAGCTGGAGAGCGCCGTGGTCCAGCAGTTGCGTCACAGCCTGGCGCAGCAGTCCGCCCTGCGGCTCAATGTGCTCCTGGACTTTACGCGCGGCACCCGCGGAGCCCTCAACTCGAAGACCATGCTGCTCCCGCTGGTCCGTGACTTTGCCAGCCAGGTGCAGCTCTCCCTCTACCACACGCCCGATCTGCGCGGAATGACCAAGCGCCTGGCGCCGCCGCGTTGGAACGAGCTCCTCGGGCTGCAGCACATGAAGGTCTACCTCTTCGACGATGCGGTGATCATCTCGGGCGCCAATCTGTCGAATGACTACTTCACCAACCGGCAGGATCGCTACATACTCATCGAGGACAAGCCGCTGGCGGATTTCTATGCCCAGTTCATCGAACGGGTGCAGGAGTTTAGCTTGGCCGTGGCGCCGGATGCCAGCGAGGGATTGCATCGCAACTGGCGCATTCTGCCCTACGAGGGCACCAAGGAGCAGTTCATCCAGCTGGCCCGGCAGCGCATTGCCGACTTTGTGCAGGAGACGTTCCAGAGGCAGGCGAAAACGAGGGAACAGAATCCCCAGGCGGACACCTGGGTGTTTCCGCTGCTGGAGATGGGACAGATTGGCATCCATCACGACAGCGTGGTGACCAAGCGGCTGCTCTCCAACTGCGTGACGGGATCGCGACTGAAACTGGCCACCGGCTACTTCAACCTGACGCAGGAGTACATGGACACGCTGACGCACAAGTGCCTGGCCCAGTGCAGTATCCTGATGGCGCATCCCAAT GCCAATGGCTTTCAGGGCGCCAAGGGACCCGCGGGTGGCATTCCAGCTGCCTACACCCTGATAGCCAAGAGCTTCTACGAGAGCCTCGTGCGCCGCAAGCAGAACCACCGCGTCAACTTCTTCGAGTACGAGAAGCCCGGCTGGACGTACCATGCCAAGGGACTGTGGTATTACCTGCCCGAGGCTCGACTGCCCAACCTTACGCTCATCGGCTCCTCGAACTTTGGCGAGCGATCGGTGAACAGGGATCTGGAGACGCAGGTCTGCCTGGTGACGGCCAATAAGGATCTGAGCCAACGGCTGCAGGCGGAGGCCGATCGCCTCTACGATCTGTCGCAGACGGCGGAGCGGGAAATCGTCCAACGACCCGTGCCGCGATGGGTCCAGGCCGTCGTCCGCATATTCAGGAACTTCTTTTAG